The following are encoded in a window of Arcobacter arenosus genomic DNA:
- a CDS encoding MATE family efflux transporter: MKTKSKHLLTDDIPSLLKQIAIPASTGMFFNTMYNVVDTFYAGLISTQAISALSLSFMIFFTIIGLGYGFSSAITALIGNASGKSKKFLASLYAHKGIFFMQILAVALTIIGFIISPTLFKILGASGEYLETSLSYINVILTGTIFFMTNFALNAILVSRGDTKSYRNTLIFGFFANLILNPLFIYGFWFIPAMGISGIAFATVLIQVLNNIYMLKKVLETKLIHFENLKYFYPHLKIYKDFIIQGIPSSMNMLIMAIGSIILMYFVTLYGVKAVAGYGIGFRVEQLMLLPALGLSSAVLSIISNNFGAKKYDRVQETLNTALKYGFYISTFGIIFLYIFGKLIISQFDSDLEVIRYGLDYLLVEVWIFYAYVILFICVSTLQAIKKPKMILYIALYRQIIAKYLVAYILVVWLALDYFYLWFGILVMIYSAAIFAYFYTQNLLKNVGVK, encoded by the coding sequence ATGAAAACTAAATCAAAGCACCTTTTAACAGATGATATCCCATCACTTTTAAAACAAATAGCAATCCCTGCAAGTACAGGTATGTTTTTTAATACAATGTATAATGTAGTTGATACCTTTTATGCAGGACTTATTTCAACTCAAGCAATTTCTGCCTTATCTTTATCTTTTATGATATTTTTTACTATTATTGGACTTGGATATGGATTTTCTTCAGCAATTACTGCTTTAATAGGTAATGCATCTGGAAAAAGCAAAAAATTTCTTGCTTCATTATATGCCCATAAAGGGATATTTTTTATGCAAATTTTAGCAGTAGCCTTAACTATTATTGGTTTTATAATATCCCCTACTTTGTTTAAAATATTAGGGGCAAGCGGTGAGTATTTAGAAACCTCATTAAGTTATATAAATGTAATACTTACAGGGACAATTTTTTTTATGACAAATTTTGCATTAAATGCAATTTTAGTCTCAAGGGGAGATACAAAATCTTATAGAAATACTTTGATTTTTGGTTTTTTTGCAAATTTAATTTTAAATCCACTTTTTATATATGGATTTTGGTTTATTCCTGCAATGGGAATTTCAGGAATAGCCTTTGCTACAGTGTTAATTCAAGTTTTAAATAATATTTATATGTTAAAAAAAGTATTAGAGACAAAACTTATTCATTTTGAGAATTTAAAATATTTTTATCCCCATTTAAAAATCTATAAAGATTTTATAATTCAAGGTATCCCCTCTTCTATGAATATGCTTATTATGGCGATTGGTTCTATTATCTTGATGTATTTTGTTACACTTTATGGGGTAAAAGCAGTTGCTGGATATGGAATAGGATTTAGAGTTGAACAGCTTATGCTTTTACCTGCCCTTGGACTTAGTTCAGCTGTTCTATCTATTATCTCAAACAACTTTGGAGCAAAAAAATATGATAGGGTTCAAGAGACTTTAAATACAGCACTAAAATATGGCTTTTATATCTCTACTTTTGGGATTATATTTTTATATATATTTGGGAAATTGATAATCTCACAATTTGATTCAGATTTAGAAGTTATTAGATATGGGCTTGATTATCTACTTGTTGAAGTATGGATATTTTATGCTTATGTGATTTTATTTATTTGTGTTTCAACTTTACAAGCTATAAAAAAACCTAAAATGATTTTATATATAGCTTTATATAGGCAGATTATTGCAAAATATTTAGTTGCTTATATTCTTGTAGTTTGGTTAGCACTTGACTATTTTTATTTATGGTTTGGTATTTTAGTTATGATTTATAGTGCAGCTATATTTGCTTACTTTTATACCCAAAATCTGTTAAAAAATGTAGGAGTTAAATAA
- a CDS encoding putative DNA-binding domain-containing protein codes for MPKNNSLEKDIQNRFFNILLKQEKGYETTNIEVYQKLVFTRYEEVIRNSYPLLIKNINQITLDKLINKFMKNTPSTPFIWKIPKDFKKFVKKTKAFENRKYLYELMYYDWIEIELFMKEYKTYKKGKFSYENRYKVSKSAKFKAFKYDIINKKIQEKRDNFLVIYYDFEADDVIYREINQLIFELFKRIDKKQSIGKILKQLCKENDIDYKEAKKILAPALEELYINKVFI; via the coding sequence ATGCCCAAAAATAATAGTTTAGAAAAAGATATTCAAAATAGATTTTTTAACATTTTATTAAAACAAGAAAAAGGATATGAAACAACAAATATAGAAGTTTATCAAAAACTTGTTTTCACAAGATATGAAGAGGTTATAAGAAACTCTTACCCCCTTTTAATAAAAAATATTAATCAAATTACTTTGGATAAATTAATAAACAAATTTATGAAAAACACCCCTTCAACCCCTTTTATTTGGAAAATTCCAAAAGATTTTAAAAAGTTTGTAAAAAAAACAAAAGCTTTTGAAAATAGAAAATATTTGTATGAACTTATGTATTATGATTGGATAGAGATTGAACTTTTTATGAAAGAATACAAAACATATAAAAAGGGTAAATTTTCTTATGAAAATAGATATAAAGTATCTAAAAGTGCTAAGTTTAAAGCTTTTAAATACGATATTATCAATAAAAAAATTCAAGAAAAAAGAGATAATTTCTTAGTAATTTATTATGATTTTGAAGCTGATGATGTAATATATAGAGAGATTAATCAATTGATTTTTGAATTGTTTAAAAGAATTGATAAGAAACAAAGCATTGGAAAAATTTTAAAACAACTTTGTAAAGAAAATGATATAGATTATAAAGAGGCTAAAAAGATTTTAGCCCCTGCTTTAGAAGAGTTGTATATAAATAAAGTTTTTATTTAA
- a CDS encoding DUF692 domain-containing protein has translation MINLRGCGLGLRSDFLLDIKKSKFQPDWWEVTPENWMHMPKLYEKAFEQAVNSRPTVAHGLSLSIGSVDKLNKKFVKQIKTFLDRYNIEYYSEHLSFSSLEGKQSYELLPVPMTKNMVNFISDKIKEVENIIQRNLILENATYYYAPYAEMREVDFINEVFEKSGAKMLLDVNNVFVNSVNHGFKARKFIDEIDKSKIAYMHMAGHYNDEDSKLKIDSHGMPICSGVWKLLEYTLKQVDAPVMIERDNNIPPLSELELEYNQMKEIVKRVRDAQK, from the coding sequence ATGATTAATCTTAGAGGTTGTGGTTTAGGTTTAAGAAGTGATTTTTTACTTGATATAAAAAAAAGTAAATTTCAACCAGATTGGTGGGAGGTAACTCCTGAAAACTGGATGCATATGCCAAAACTTTATGAAAAAGCATTTGAACAAGCAGTTAATTCTAGACCTACTGTAGCCCACGGATTATCATTATCTATTGGTTCTGTTGACAAGCTAAATAAAAAGTTTGTCAAACAGATCAAAACTTTTTTAGACAGATATAATATAGAATACTATTCTGAACATCTATCTTTTTCCTCACTTGAGGGGAAACAATCCTATGAATTACTTCCTGTTCCAATGACAAAAAACATGGTTAATTTTATAAGCGATAAGATAAAAGAGGTTGAGAATATTATTCAAAGAAATTTGATACTTGAAAATGCAACTTATTATTATGCCCCTTATGCCGAAATGAGGGAAGTTGATTTTATTAATGAAGTATTTGAAAAATCTGGTGCAAAAATGCTTTTAGACGTAAACAATGTATTTGTTAACTCTGTTAATCATGGTTTTAAAGCTAGAAAATTTATAGATGAGATAGATAAAAGCAAAATTGCCTATATGCATATGGCTGGACATTATAATGATGAAGACTCAAAATTAAAAATTGATTCCCATGGAATGCCAATATGCTCTGGAGTTTGGAAGTTATTAGAATATACACTTAAACAAGTTGATGCCCCTGTTATGATTGAAAGGGATAATAATATTCCCCCACTAAGTGAATTAGAATTAGAATATAATCAAATGAAAGAGATTGTAAAAAGAGTTAGAGATGCCCAAAAATAA
- a CDS encoding YceI family protein — protein sequence MKLIKTFLLTSVLGLALANATPHTLDKSHSEVGFSVKHLMITNVKGEFTDYDAKIDFDYKTKSFKMLEATIKAASVDTGIEKRDNHLRSEDFFLAEKYPNITFKMKSYKPDGDEGMMIGDLTIRGITKEVKLKIEDLGTIKDLKGNNRVGFTIEGKINRMDYDLKWNKVLEAGGFAVSETVKLIVEVQAVEQ from the coding sequence ATGAAACTTATTAAAACTTTTCTTTTAACATCAGTTTTAGGTTTAGCATTAGCAAATGCCACACCTCATACTCTTGATAAATCTCATAGTGAAGTTGGTTTTTCTGTAAAACATTTGATGATTACAAATGTAAAGGGTGAATTTACTGACTATGATGCAAAGATAGATTTTGACTATAAAACAAAATCTTTTAAGATGCTTGAAGCAACAATTAAAGCAGCATCAGTTGATACTGGAATTGAAAAAAGAGACAATCACTTAAGAAGTGAAGATTTTTTTCTAGCAGAAAAATATCCAAATATTACTTTTAAAATGAAATCATATAAACCTGATGGAGATGAAGGGATGATGATTGGTGATTTAACAATTAGAGGAATCACTAAAGAGGTAAAACTAAAAATTGAAGATCTTGGAACAATAAAAGATTTAAAAGGAAATAATAGAGTTGGATTTACTATTGAAGGTAAAATCAATAGAATGGATTATGATTTAAAATGGAATAAGGTTTTAGAAGCTGGTGGCTTTGCAGTAAGTGAAACTGTAAAATTAATTGTAGAAGTTCAAGCAGTTGAACAATAA
- a CDS encoding response regulator transcription factor, translated as MKILLLEDDLILNEIVEEFLIDLGYDVTVAYDGMQASEIIYDEQFDLLILDVNVPNMTGFEFLKSLRENNITTPAIFTTSLDSVDDVEEGFNSGADDYLKKPFELKELELRINNIKRLLHMEDDELVIGENLKFNTKLNFIDNDSIKTKLPLKEAQILKYLLNNTNRCVSQDELSSNIWSYEDSPTSSTIRTYIKNIRKIVGDEYIETIKGVGYRFNKK; from the coding sequence ATGAAAATACTACTTTTAGAAGATGATTTAATACTTAATGAAATAGTTGAAGAGTTCTTAATAGACCTAGGCTATGATGTAACAGTTGCTTATGATGGAATGCAAGCAAGTGAGATAATTTATGATGAGCAGTTTGATTTACTTATACTTGATGTAAATGTTCCAAATATGACAGGTTTTGAGTTTTTAAAATCATTAAGAGAAAATAATATTACAACTCCAGCTATTTTTACAACCTCTTTAGATTCTGTTGATGATGTGGAAGAGGGCTTTAATTCAGGGGCTGATGATTATTTGAAAAAACCCTTTGAATTAAAAGAGTTAGAGCTTAGAATAAACAATATAAAAAGACTTCTTCATATGGAAGATGACGAATTAGTTATAGGTGAAAATCTAAAGTTTAATACAAAACTAAATTTTATTGATAATGATTCAATCAAAACAAAACTTCCTTTAAAGGAAGCACAAATTTTAAAATATCTTTTAAATAATACAAATAGATGTGTATCACAAGATGAATTAAGTTCAAATATTTGGTCATATGAAGATTCACCAACTTCTTCTACAATTAGAACATATATAAAAAATATTAGAAAAATTGTGGGTGATGAGTATATAGAAACGATTAAAGGGGTTGGTTATAGATTTAACAAGAAGTGA
- a CDS encoding sensor histidine kinase has translation MVIDLTRSEKNTFRRFLGLYLGSSLILLSIIFYLFYKMESKLQYDLITSNMQNVASKVSSSIIYAHMANLTIDTTKLADFIKYEYALYDKQHEKLIGNLLVSKGKEIDLSKKLQKIDDSYVLVESSPKGHLGVYHIVIKENIYHGRIEELLEKLYFYFFLTFSTITVIAYYLAGMFIAPIINERKKLNNFIKDTTHELNTPITAILMSTGAGAPATEKNLQRINLSAKRISEIYKDLVYLFLQDNKKPKKLTNLNLDEIIVEQLEYFDSFASKKRLKITSNLEPTKFIIDKENFIRLFNNLVSNAIKYNIVGGSIDIELKNSVLKVKDTGIGIAEEKLEDIFNRYYRATKEQGGFGIGLNIVYHICKSYNIKIDVQSKEKEGTTFTLDFKG, from the coding sequence TTGGTTATAGATTTAACAAGAAGTGAAAAAAATACCTTTAGAAGATTTTTAGGACTTTATCTAGGTTCTTCACTTATTTTACTTAGTATAATATTTTATTTATTTTATAAAATGGAATCAAAACTCCAATATGATTTAATCACTTCAAATATGCAAAATGTGGCAAGTAAAGTATCCTCAAGTATCATCTATGCCCATATGGCAAACTTAACAATAGATACAACAAAATTAGCAGATTTTATAAAATATGAATATGCTTTGTATGATAAGCAACATGAAAAGTTAATAGGAAATCTTTTAGTTAGTAAAGGCAAAGAGATTGACTTATCAAAAAAACTTCAAAAAATTGATGATAGTTATGTTCTCGTTGAAAGTTCACCTAAGGGTCATTTAGGGGTTTATCATATTGTAATTAAAGAGAATATTTATCATGGGAGAATAGAAGAGTTACTTGAAAAACTCTATTTTTATTTCTTTTTAACTTTTTCAACTATAACTGTTATTGCTTATTATTTAGCAGGGATGTTTATTGCTCCAATTATTAATGAAAGAAAAAAATTGAACAATTTTATCAAAGATACAACCCATGAGTTAAATACCCCTATTACAGCTATTTTAATGAGTACAGGAGCGGGTGCACCAGCAACAGAAAAAAATCTACAAAGGATAAATCTAAGTGCAAAAAGAATCTCTGAAATTTACAAAGATTTAGTATATCTATTTTTACAAGATAATAAAAAACCTAAGAAATTAACAAATCTAAACCTTGATGAGATAATAGTTGAACAACTTGAATATTTTGATTCTTTTGCTTCTAAAAAAAGATTAAAAATCACTTCAAATTTAGAGCCAACAAAATTTATAATTGATAAAGAAAATTTTATAAGATTGTTTAATAATCTAGTTTCAAATGCTATAAAATATAACATTGTAGGTGGTTCTATTGATATAGAACTAAAAAATAGTGTTTTAAAAGTTAAAGATACAGGTATAGGTATTGCTGAAGAAAAACTTGAAGATATTTTTAATAGGTATTATAGAGCTACAAAAGAGCAGGGTGGTTTTGGTATTGGATTAAATATCGTTTATCATATTTGTAAATCATATAATATAAAAATAGATGTTCAATCAAAAGAGAAAGAGGGAACTACTTTTACTTTAGATTTTAAAGGCTAA
- a CDS encoding response regulator transcription factor translates to MKVLLLEDDTLLNEIIEEFLLDLNYEVVTTYDGQDALEAIYENKFDLLLLDVNVPSINGLDLLKSLKENSIDIPTIYITSLHTSNDMKNGFEAGADDYIKKPFHLSELELRINNIKRLRQIESNGKTKLSDTIEYDFDSKILLNNGISSRLSKIEAKVFEYLLKNKNKAVSIEEIANNNWVYDEAPTDTTIRTYIKNLRKILGKDRILNIKAIGYKLSL, encoded by the coding sequence ATGAAAGTTTTATTACTTGAAGATGACACTTTATTAAATGAGATTATTGAAGAGTTTTTACTTGATTTAAACTATGAAGTTGTAACAACTTATGATGGTCAAGATGCCCTTGAAGCTATATATGAAAATAAATTTGATTTACTTTTATTAGATGTAAATGTACCTTCAATAAATGGCTTAGACTTACTAAAAAGTTTAAAGGAAAACTCTATTGATATCCCTACAATTTATATCACATCTTTACACACTTCTAATGATATGAAAAATGGTTTTGAAGCAGGAGCTGATGATTATATTAAAAAGCCTTTTCATTTAAGTGAATTAGAACTTAGAATAAACAATATAAAAAGACTAAGACAAATAGAGAGTAATGGAAAAACAAAATTATCAGATACAATTGAATATGATTTTGATAGTAAGATATTACTTAATAATGGGATTAGTTCAAGACTTTCAAAAATAGAAGCAAAGGTTTTTGAATACCTTTTAAAAAATAAAAATAAAGCTGTATCAATTGAGGAGATTGCCAACAATAATTGGGTTTATGATGAAGCTCCAACAGATACTACTATTAGAACTTATATAAAAAATCTTCGTAAAATATTGGGTAAAGATAGAATTTTAAATATTAAAGCTATAGGGTATAAACTTAGCCTTTAA
- a CDS encoding c-type cytochrome, whose protein sequence is MKNLLIFFIFVTNLFSFDEGAVLYSSCKFCHGNKAEKIYMNAVPSLKDSNITTLIKKLEGYKSGSINDYGFGEIMKQQMKNIPDEKIPTLAKYIKNL, encoded by the coding sequence ATGAAAAATCTATTAATTTTTTTTATATTCGTAACAAATTTATTTTCCTTTGATGAGGGAGCTGTTTTATATAGTTCATGTAAATTTTGTCATGGAAATAAAGCAGAAAAAATCTATATGAATGCAGTACCCTCATTAAAAGATTCAAATATTACTACTTTGATTAAAAAATTAGAAGGGTATAAATCAGGGTCTATAAATGATTATGGTTTTGGGGAAATTATGAAACAACAAATGAAAAATATCCCTGATGAGAAAATACCAACTTTAGCAAAATATATAAAAAATTTATAA
- a CDS encoding DUF411 domain-containing protein, with amino-acid sequence MKKTLLVTLFAATLSFAQTAKEMIVYKTPYCGCCTKWTEIMQKNGIDVKVRMVNDVNSVNNELGINPSLASCHTAIIDNYIVIGHVDYSAVKKMLEEKPDIVGITVPGMPIGSPGMEQGDVKQPYNVLSIKKDGSTAIYEKH; translated from the coding sequence ATGAAAAAAACACTACTTGTAACTCTATTTGCAGCTACTTTAAGCTTCGCTCAAACAGCAAAAGAGATGATTGTATATAAAACTCCATATTGCGGATGTTGTACAAAATGGACTGAGATTATGCAAAAAAATGGGATTGATGTAAAAGTAAGAATGGTAAACGATGTAAATAGTGTAAATAACGAACTAGGGATTAACCCCTCTTTAGCTTCTTGTCACACAGCTATTATTGATAATTATATAGTAATTGGTCATGTTGATTATTCTGCTGTGAAAAAAATGTTAGAGGAAAAACCAGATATTGTAGGTATTACGGTTCCTGGTATGCCAATAGGAAGTCCAGGGATGGAACAAGGAGATGTAAAACAACCTTATAATGTTTTATCTATTAAAAAAGATGGTTCTACAGCAATTTATGAAAAACACTAA
- a CDS encoding multicopper oxidase family protein, which produces MKRRDFVKLGILGCSTTFLNANTTTVKISLFPAFSKPLPIPPILEPKIRDGIKEFNLTVQEGSVEFLNGAKTKTFGVNTDFLGPTIKVQRDDTVKINVKNSLKENTVLHWHGLKVPGISDGGPNRSIKPNNSWTTQYKIEQRASMCWYHPHTHEKTGYQVFMGIAGLFIIEDEDSNSLNLPKEYGIDDIPLVFQDRRFDMKGQFLYKQSMHDTMMGVTGSISLVNGVIDPILEVSPKTIRFRIMNGSNARINKFMFNDLREFTQIAGDSSFLPKPVKMKTLLLASAERAEILVDFSDLAGKEIYFGDGFSNKPLLKILVKNEKPQKFSIPSTLIEIEEYKNVATKNIREFTLNMRPGWLAINGKQMDMNRIDEIVPLNKVEIWRIKNQQRMPHPFHIHGCSFRILSRDGKATFENETCLKDTVLVYGNETVEIAVKFEHESTKEFPYMYHCHILEHEDAGMMGQFIVKR; this is translated from the coding sequence ATGAAAAGAAGAGATTTTGTTAAACTAGGAATATTAGGGTGTTCAACTACATTTTTAAATGCTAATACAACAACAGTTAAAATATCATTATTTCCAGCTTTTTCAAAACCTCTTCCAATTCCACCAATTTTAGAGCCTAAGATTAGAGATGGTATTAAAGAGTTTAATTTAACCGTTCAAGAGGGAAGTGTTGAGTTTTTAAATGGTGCAAAAACAAAAACCTTTGGAGTAAATACAGATTTTTTAGGACCAACTATAAAAGTTCAAAGAGATGATACCGTTAAAATAAATGTGAAAAACTCTCTTAAAGAAAATACAGTTTTGCATTGGCATGGGTTAAAGGTACCTGGAATTAGTGATGGTGGACCAAACCGTTCAATTAAACCAAATAACTCTTGGACTACACAATATAAAATTGAACAAAGAGCTTCAATGTGTTGGTATCATCCCCATACCCATGAAAAAACTGGATACCAAGTGTTTATGGGAATTGCAGGATTATTTATTATTGAAGATGAAGATTCTAACTCTTTAAATTTGCCAAAGGAGTATGGAATAGATGATATCCCATTAGTTTTTCAAGATAGACGATTTGATATGAAAGGTCAGTTTTTATATAAACAATCTATGCATGATACTATGATGGGAGTTACAGGTTCAATCTCTTTAGTAAATGGCGTGATTGACCCTATTCTTGAAGTATCACCTAAAACTATTAGATTTAGAATAATGAATGGTTCAAATGCAAGAATAAATAAGTTTATGTTCAATGACTTAAGAGAGTTTACTCAAATAGCTGGAGATTCAAGCTTCCTTCCTAAACCTGTAAAAATGAAAACCTTACTTTTAGCTTCTGCTGAAAGAGCTGAAATATTAGTAGACTTTTCAGATTTAGCTGGCAAAGAGATATATTTTGGAGATGGTTTTAGTAACAAACCCCTTCTTAAAATTTTAGTAAAAAATGAAAAACCTCAAAAATTTTCTATACCAAGTACCCTTATTGAAATTGAAGAATATAAAAATGTTGCTACAAAAAATATAAGAGAGTTTACTTTAAATATGAGACCAGGATGGTTAGCTATAAATGGTAAACAAATGGATATGAATAGAATTGATGAGATTGTACCATTAAATAAAGTAGAGATTTGGAGAATAAAAAATCAACAAAGGATGCCCCATCCTTTCCATATTCATGGTTGTAGTTTTAGGATTCTTTCTAGGGATGGAAAAGCTACATTTGAAAATGAAACTTGTTTAAAAGACACAGTTTTAGTTTATGGAAATGAAACGGTAGAGATTGCAGTTAAATTTGAACATGAATCAACAAAAGAGTTTCCATATATGTACCACTGCCATATTTTAGAACATGAAGATGCTGGAATGATGGGACAATTTATAGTAAAAAGATAA
- a CDS encoding heavy-metal-associated domain-containing protein encodes MKQTYKAQNISCNNCANMIKASLEDEFGEIEVNLNVTPKEVTVNIENETKESEFKKEMEELGFEIIEE; translated from the coding sequence ATGAAACAAACTTATAAAGCACAAAACATATCTTGCAATAATTGTGCAAATATGATCAAAGCATCACTTGAAGATGAATTTGGTGAAATAGAAGTTAATTTAAATGTTACACCAAAAGAGGTAACTGTTAATATAGAAAATGAAACTAAAGAATCTGAATTTAAAAAAGAGATGGAAGAACTTGGATTCGAAATTATAGAAGAGTAA
- a CDS encoding heavy metal translocating P-type ATPase, with amino-acid sequence MKTEKINLNISGMTCVNCSNGIEKFLSKKKGVIDTKVSFASSEGEFSIDPELFSKEKLISSIEKLGYKVEEDFKHLEEEQKRSFNHLKKLFFTSILITSTIFIFAFFNILDETIKPYVIFALASIVQFYSGARFYKLAYKAVTNKNYDMNVLVALGTSAAYFYSTFVLFLPSLFPEHLRFMYFDGAAVIITFMILGRFLEENSKQKASDFLKNLMNLAPQNANLIKDDKSVETVLANTLKIDNIVLVKTGDKIPTDGIIVEGKADIDTSMITGESMPVFKKVDDEVLAGTLNTNGIIKVKVQKELQDTTLSKIISLLKSAQSKQIPISRFADKIANIFVPSVIAISILTFFVWGILIGDFQNAIIASISVLIISCPCALGLATPIAIVSSVSRGAKEGILIKNPEILEQIKEIKYAIFDKTGTLTKGNISVSKTNIDEKYFQIVGSIERYSEHPISKAIVNFIENKDINCSLEIQDVQVIPGHGIKAKFDEKEYFLGNKKLLDDENVIISKEHNEYYNKELKNTNGVIFVAINKETIGSICLEDQLKDEAVDVIKDLKNMNITPILLTGDNEITASIIAKRLGIDEVYSQVIPTQKYEVIKKFQKDAKVMFIGDGINDAPSIKQANIGITLNSGADITKDAGDIILINNELNSVVKSIKLSHQSMNIVKQNLFWAFAYNILGIPLAAGILYPFFGIMLSPMYAGIAMSFSSVTVVLNSLRLKVKKL; translated from the coding sequence ATGAAAACGGAGAAAATAAACCTAAATATTTCAGGTATGACATGTGTTAATTGCTCCAATGGAATTGAAAAATTTTTAAGTAAAAAAAAGGGAGTTATTGATACTAAAGTTAGTTTCGCTTCAAGTGAAGGTGAATTTAGTATAGACCCTGAACTTTTCAGTAAAGAGAAACTAATCTCTAGTATAGAAAAACTAGGATATAAAGTTGAAGAGGATTTTAAACATTTAGAAGAGGAGCAAAAAAGAAGTTTTAATCATCTTAAAAAACTTTTTTTTACATCTATTTTAATCACTTCTACAATTTTTATTTTTGCTTTTTTCAATATTTTAGATGAGACAATCAAACCTTATGTAATATTTGCTCTTGCTTCAATAGTTCAATTTTATAGTGGAGCAAGATTTTATAAACTTGCATACAAAGCTGTGACAAATAAAAACTACGATATGAATGTATTAGTTGCACTTGGAACTAGTGCTGCATATTTTTATTCTACATTTGTTTTATTCTTACCATCTTTATTCCCTGAACATTTACGATTTATGTACTTTGATGGGGCAGCTGTTATTATAACTTTTATGATTTTAGGAAGATTTTTAGAGGAAAATTCAAAACAAAAAGCAAGTGATTTTTTGAAAAATCTTATGAATCTGGCCCCTCAAAATGCTAATTTAATCAAAGATGATAAAAGTGTTGAGACTGTACTAGCAAACACTCTTAAAATAGATAATATTGTTTTAGTCAAAACAGGAGATAAAATACCAACGGATGGAATTATTGTAGAAGGGAAAGCTGATATTGATACTTCTATGATAACAGGTGAATCAATGCCCGTATTTAAAAAAGTTGATGATGAAGTTTTAGCAGGTACATTAAACACAAATGGAATTATCAAAGTTAAAGTTCAAAAAGAATTACAAGATACTACTTTATCGAAGATTATCTCTCTTTTAAAATCTGCACAAAGTAAACAAATACCTATTAGTAGGTTTGCAGATAAAATTGCAAATATATTTGTACCATCAGTTATAGCTATTTCTATACTTACCTTTTTTGTTTGGGGTATTTTAATAGGAGATTTCCAAAATGCGATTATTGCAAGTATTAGTGTTCTTATTATCTCTTGTCCATGTGCTTTAGGATTAGCAACGCCAATTGCGATAGTTAGTTCAGTTAGCAGGGGAGCAAAAGAGGGGATTTTGATTAAAAATCCAGAGATATTAGAACAAATAAAAGAGATAAAATATGCCATTTTTGATAAAACAGGAACCCTAACAAAAGGAAACATTAGTGTTTCAAAAACAAATATAGATGAAAAATATTTTCAAATTGTTGGTTCAATTGAAAGATATAGTGAACATCCTATTTCTAAGGCTATTGTAAATTTTATAGAAAACAAAGATATAAATTGTTCATTGGAGATTCAAGATGTTCAAGTTATTCCAGGACATGGTATAAAAGCAAAGTTTGATGAAAAGGAGTACTTTTTAGGTAATAAAAAACTTCTTGATGATGAAAATGTAATTATTTCAAAAGAGCATAATGAATATTATAATAAAGAGTTAAAAAATACAAATGGAGTAATCTTTGTAGCTATAAATAAAGAAACAATAGGATCTATTTGTTTAGAAGACCAACTAAAAGATGAAGCAGTTGATGTAATTAAAGATTTAAAAAATATGAATATTACTCCAATTTTATTGACAGGGGACAATGAAATTACGGCTTCAATTATTGCTAAAAGATTGGGTATAGATGAAGTTTATTCTCAAGTAATACCAACACAAAAATATGAAGTTATTAAAAAATTCCAAAAAGATGCAAAAGTTATGTTTATCGGTGATGGGATAAATGATGCACCATCAATCAAACAAGCAAATATTGGTATTACCCTTAATTCTGGAGCTGATATTACAAAAGATGCTGGGGATATAATTTTGATTAACAATGAGTTAAACTCTGTTGTAAAAAGTATAAAACTTTCACATCAAAGTATGAATATTGTAAAACAAAATCTATTTTGGGCCTTTGCTTATAATATTTTAGGAATCCCTTTAGCAGCAGGAATTTTATATCCATTCTTTGGAATAATGTTAAGTCCAATGTATGCAGGAATAGCTATGAGTTTTAGTTCTGTTACTGTTGTATTAAATTCTCTAAGATTAAAGGTTAAAAAGTTATAA